Below is a genomic region from Prochlorococcus marinus str. MIT 0918.
GGCATCTCTACTGAGATTAAAAGTTGTATTTCTTGAGAGCAGATCAATTTCCCCAGTCCTTATTGCTGTAAACCTTTCAGCAGCTGTTAGTGGTCTATATTCAACTTTTTTCGAATCACCTAGGAATGCTGCCGCAAATGCTTTGCAAATATCCACATCTAACCCTTGAAGACTTCCATCACTTTCAAGAAAGCTAAAGCCAGGAATTTTCCCACTTACTCCGCATATAAGAGAATCGCGTTTTTTTATTAGTCCTAGTCTTGAAAAATTTTCATCATTTGTCGTTGCACAACCACTCATTAGTATTGACAAAGACATAATCCCTGAAATAAAGCGCTGCATTTCTCTTGATAAGTTCATATATATTATATTTAAAGTAATAGAGAACTGAAATTCTGTACTAGCTCCTTAATTATGCGTTGTGATTTTTAAGATTTGATTTAACCATTAAACAGCTTTTTAAATATGCTTATGCTAAGCGAGAATAATTTATATTATTAAGTATACTTTTAATCTTAAAGTCTAACTTCTCTTGTCCATTTAATTCAACTTTAAGCTATGAAGAAATAGCGTTCTTTTAAACTAATTTAAATATATAATTAGATAGAAAATTTCTCCTAAGATAAGTTTAAGTTTATTATATTATTCAAGATTAAAACTCACCTTTGATTATAAATGGAATTGCAATAAATGCAAAAGCAATTAAAAGGCTTGTACTTCTTAGGAAGTTGTTTAATGATTGGCTTTTCTTCTTTTCCTGTAATCTTATAAAAAAAGAAGAGAAATAGAAAATCAAGGCAAGAACTTCGCCAAGATATTGATACCAACTTAAATGTTCAATCCATCTTAAAATATTTGAATTAGTTAATTCAATCATTTTCTTTAACTAGATTTTTAATAATTGGCTTAGCACATTTGTTGCTAGTTGCAAATGGAGATCCACCTTTAATTGAATCCTTAGCAAAGCAATTGCAGTAATCTGAGGCTAATCGATTTCCATATAATTCTTTCACCTCAGAATTCATGCATTTATTATATTTAGACCTAAGCGCAAAACTGCACCCAGAAATTAAAATTAAAATCATCTGAAAAAATAGAAAAAGACGTAAGATTTTTATCACAACTTAAGACTTTATTAGGTGAAGAATCTTCTCAATAAAGCCCTGGGAAGAACCTAAGACAAAAAGAATAATTCCTATTATTACAGCAATATAAGCTATATCGTAGATTAAATCTGTAGAGCTATATTTTTTTTTGCTCATAGCACTAAAAATTGCACGAGTTAAATAAACGATTAGCTTTTTGCTGTTCTTCTAGTATTTTTATTTTCTTTTCCATTTCTTCCATTTCTTGTTCAGCTTGCTTGATAAGTTTTAGTGTCCATTGCCAGTTCCTTTGAGTACAGTGTTTTTTTGCGGCTAGCCAGTCCATTCGATTAAAGTAAATTTTAAGGCGTTATTGAATTATTAACCTTTATTTAAGCATTGTCAGTATTCTATACAATATTCTTTTTTGCATTTCTAGAAAATTCCCACTGTGACTGTTTTATGTTCTAGAGAGTTGCTTTTTGTCTTTTGAAATAATTGAGTTTAAATTCTCTATGCATATTAACCAAGATGCGCTAAGAATATAAAAAGACTTTTTTTCTATGCCTGTATTAGCCAAAGCAACCTCAACAAAGTCTAATGTCTCTGTTCAGTCTCGATTTGCTACTAGTAAGCTTATTCAAAATTTAGGATCTAATCCAGAGCAATATAATTTCAACGAGAACTTAAGAACAGTTTATGGTAGAGACTGATTTATTTTAGTTTATCTTTATATAAGCTTTGATAGCTGATTGTAAATAGATGATTCTTAGCTCATCTCTTAAGTTTTTATTTAAACTATAAAAAAAATTAATAAAATCAATTATAATAAATTAAAATCAAAAAACAATTGATATATAATGAAATTTTTACTAATATTTGGATCTTTGACTTTAGTAACTATAATATTTTATATAATATTTCTTGGAATCGGCTTTGCTGGTGTTCCTCAAAATCGAAAAGCACAGAATTTAGATAGAGAATAGACCAATGATCTTTAATAGTTATTCAATACTAGTTACTTTTTTTATCTTGATAGGCATTCCATTTGCATTTGTAAGCTATCGAATAATTAGAAGTAATTCTTTGGCAAATTCAAATAATATTAATTTAGTCAAAAATAATACATCTCTTCCTGAATTAGATCAGCTTCTGGCATTAGAACTTATATCTAGGAAAGATGGAAGTGGAATATCCTTTGATTCATTAATAGGACTTTGGAATTTCTTTTCAGTTTGGAAAAATGTAAATAATAAAATCGATTATTTATCTAGTTCATTATTGAAACTTTTTTCAGCAAACTTAGAACTTCGTGAAGCTTCACCTATAGAGAAAAGAAGGACTTTTGATATTACTAGCTCAATTCAATTTGGTTTGCTATCAATTAAATTTATAGGTATTGGATATTTGAAGGGTAAACAACCTATCTTGGAGTTCTTCTTTAAAAGAATAGAACTTAAATTAGGATCAAATATGTTATTTTCTAAATTACTAAGTATCCCTGCAGAAAATAATAAACCATTCTTTTCTTTAATTGGTATGGGGGGCGATTCTCAATGGCTTTCTGCAAGAGGAAGAGGGGGAGGATTGGCTCTTTGGCTTAAAGATTAAATTTTTAGTAACTAAATTAACTAAGCAAAAAAATCTAATTTTGGATCTTCTTCTTCCTCAGGAAGTTCCATTCTTATATCGCTTCCCATTTTGAGGCCATAAGCATCTGATATTTTTATCATTAATTGCCCTAAGGCTTGCCCCCAAGCTTCTTCTGTATTCTTCCACATCATTTCACTGAACCTTTTATTGAAATCCTCATCACTTTCTCTTTTACTGTCTATTTCAAAAACTTTTTTTAGGCCTTCTTGACTTAATAGAGACTTCACTTTGTAATAACCCATCATCATCATTTCAAGGCCAAATTTTTGTTGTTCATCTTCATATTTTCGTAATGCATCTTCGCGACATTTTCTTGCAAAATCTGGTGATAATTCCATAAAACTAATTTGAGAAAACATACGTATACAAAACTATAATGAGATTTTTTATACTTTTGCTTTCTTAGTGAATGATTTTACTATTATCATAAAGATATGTTTATTTGAACAAGCTTGTTAGTTTTCTAAGAGAGCTTAAGAGGAACTGGCTTATACTAGGATTTAATTTATAATTTTTCTGTATATATCGCTGCAATTGGTATAAAGAATAGCAATACAAAAAGGAGGAGCCTATACAGGCTCCTCCTTTTTGTATTGCTATTTCAAGAAGAGATTATTTAAGAAAATAACAAATTGATTAAGAGGTTCGAAGCTTCTGGTTAGTGGCACGCCTGGGGCCAAAATTCTAGTTTTAAGGCTTTATCTCCTGAAAGGGCACCTAAACGATGCAGAAGGAGTATCGACTGAATTGACGCACCTAAATCATTGATCCTTGTCGCTTCAGACGAGAGCCCACTATTTAATTGAGACTGTTGGAGCAGGGGCCAGAAGTCAGTCTGCTTCTATTAAATACTCAGGTGGAGTGTCTACCATAATTAGGTGCCTCTGAGTTCGATATAAACATCATTACTGTGTTGGCCTATCAAAGCAATCAGCTTTTATACGCATTGCTTTTCATGGAAAAACATCCGATGATTATTACTTTGACTTATAGTAAACCTCCTGGATTAGAATTTTTAAAAGATTTGAGATGGAACCTCTTTTTATAATCATCTAATTTCAGTTATCCATTTGTTAACATAGTGTTAATGAAGCTTTTATTGGCGAATTTAACTAGGGATAGAAATAAAAACTATAAAATAGATTAATTCTTCTTTTAGGCTTTATAATTATATTCACCAATTGGTAATAAATACCTTGTAATTAATACTCCCGTGATTTAACTCATGGACATTATGGTTCCTATCTATTAAAAATATAAAGAGTATCCTAAATCTATCGCTTATTAAGAGACCTAAGTTTAATAGGCATAATTATTTTCATTAAAAAAATTGCTAATGCTTATTTATGTCTTTATTTGCACGATTAAGTAGATCTGAATTGATTCACGGTAGGGTTGCTATGGCAATTATTATAGTTGTGATTGCTTATCATTATTTAATATCATTGTAAAAGCTCTATTCATTTAGCCTAAGGATTTGAAGAATAAAAACTTTATTTGATTTAATACTTTCCTAGCCTTCTCCATTAATCAGTATGTTTTGCCCAGTTATGAAGTTTGATTTCTCTGAGAGAAGGAATTCCATGGCAGGCAAAATATCAGAAGGATCACCAATGCGGCCTTTTGGGTGATTCGAAGCTTCCATTTCTTTAACCATTGTAGGGATATTCTCAAGAAAATCTGTATCTAACATAGATGGAGAGATAGAATTAATTGATAATCCAAAACCTGCATATTCTGCGGCTAAACTTTTCATTAATCCTAAAACTGCATATTTAGAAATTATATAATCTGACATACCTTTTGGAGGTTTATTATGAGTAACAGAGCTTAGGATAAATAATATTTTCCCTGATTTTAACTTTACCATTTTAGGAAGTATTGTCTGCAAAATCTTAATTGATGAACCTAGTTGAATATTTAAATTATCTATAAATTCATTTTCCCATTTAATTTTGGTAAAACGATTGATATTATTACGAGGTGCAGCTAAAAAAACAACTTCATGTAGATCTATAGTTAGATTTTGAAGAAAATAAATTAATTGATCTAAATATTGTTTTTGATTTAAGTCAGCTTTGATTGGAATATACTTAGTTTTATTCCCCTCCATGATTTTATTTAAATCATTATTATTAGATCTGTAATGGCATATTATCTTTTCATAATTTAAACCATATATTTTAATATACTCAATACCTAATGCTGATGAAGATCCAATGAGTAGAAGATTTCTTTTAGGCATGACATCCTGCTTGAATCTTTGCCTTTGATACGATATTATTTTCACTATTAATGATACAAGTATTTATATCTAAGATTCTTAATGAATCATTTTTATAAATTATTTCACCAGAGACAGTGAGTACATCATTAATATAAACTGGAGAGTTGAAGCTAATCTTTAGAGTATGTATGAGAGAAATTGCCCCTGGCAAGTACATACCTATAAATGATGAGTATAGTGATGCTGTTAGCATTCCATAAACAACTCTCCGTTTATAACCTCTAGATTTTGCATAGTCATCATTAATATGTAGTTGATTTAAGTCTCCACTAATCTCAGCAAAGCTATCCATCATAGAAGATGTAATTTGTACTTGATAACTATCTTTCATCCCAACATATAAATCAGAAAAATCAAGAAGTTTTGCTTCTTTTAATAAGGAATGTATTGTCATGCTCAATTCTTAGTTAATACAAGGCTGACAAAGTCACCTATATTGTTTAATTTCTTTATTTCTCCTAAAGAAAAGCTACATTTAAACTCCTTTTCCATGGCTACAACAATACTTATATGTGCCAGAGAGTCCCAACCATCAATATCTTCAGCAGTCATTGTCTTTTCTAAATCAAGTGTTTCTAGATCTAGAATATCTTTAATGACTAATGTCATTTTAAACAGTACATCTTTTTCAGTCACTTCTTTGTAGATTAATTAAGGTCTTTATAGGATTATAGCGATCTGTTTCCATAGACCATATAGTTCCCTCTTTAAAGTAATCAGATTGACTTAATATGAAGCCTTTTTCGTGATATAAATCTTTAACCATAGAATTCTTTGAAGTTGGAATATAGTTTCCATATATTTTTTTGATTCCTAGAGTTTTGGCCTTAACTATA
It encodes:
- a CDS encoding acyl carrier protein, which produces MTLVIKDILDLETLDLEKTMTAEDIDGWDSLAHISIVVAMEKEFKCSFSLGEIKKLNNIGDFVSLVLTKN
- a CDS encoding MaoC family dehydratase: MTIHSLLKEAKLLDFSDLYVGMKDSYQVQITSSMMDSFAEISGDLNQLHINDDYAKSRGYKRRVVYGMLTASLYSSFIGMYLPGAISLIHTLKISFNSPVYINDVLTVSGEIIYKNDSLRILDINTCIINSENNIVSKAKIQAGCHA
- a CDS encoding SDR family NAD(P)-dependent oxidoreductase, which codes for MPKRNLLLIGSSSALGIEYIKIYGLNYEKIICHYRSNNNDLNKIMEGNKTKYIPIKADLNQKQYLDQLIYFLQNLTIDLHEVVFLAAPRNNINRFTKIKWENEFIDNLNIQLGSSIKILQTILPKMVKLKSGKILFILSSVTHNKPPKGMSDYIISKYAVLGLMKSLAAEYAGFGLSINSISPSMLDTDFLENIPTMVKEMEASNHPKGRIGDPSDILPAMEFLLSEKSNFITGQNILINGEG